Proteins encoded by one window of Chryseobacterium foetidum:
- a CDS encoding acyl carrier protein gives MEREKIVAVANDFLINEFEVDADEISNDAHFKKTLGLDSLDYIDLVVVIESNFGVKLGEADFKDIITFDDFYSTIENKISLKM, from the coding sequence ATGGAAAGAGAAAAAATTGTTGCCGTTGCTAATGATTTTTTAATCAATGAATTTGAGGTAGATGCCGACGAAATCAGCAATGACGCCCACTTCAAGAAAACTTTGGGCTTAGACAGTTTAGATTATATCGATTTGGTGGTGGTCATCGAATCCAATTTTGGTGTGAAATTAGGCGAAGCCGATTTCAAAGACATCATCACTTTCGACGATTTTTACTCAACAATCGAAAACAAAATCTCCTTAAAAATGTAG
- a CDS encoding beta-ketoacyl-[acyl-carrier-protein] synthase family protein yields the protein MENRVVITGMGIYSCIGTSLEEVKESLYQGKSGIVLVDERKEFGFRSGLSGVVPKPDLKNLLNRRQRVSMGEESEYAYIATLDALQQANINQDFLDQNEVGILYGNDSVSKAVVESIDIAREKKDTTLMGSGAIFKSMNSTVTMNLSTIFKLRGINLTISAACASGSHSLGLAYMMIKNGFQDIIVCGGAQETNKYSMASFDGLGVFSTRENEPTKASRPFDSDRDGLIPSGGAATLIVESLESAQKRGANIIAEIVGYGFSSNGGHISTPNIDGPALAMNRALKQSGLEVKDVDYINAHATSTPIGDANEAKAIHEIFGSEVPVSSTKSMTGHECWMAGASEVIYSILMMQNGFVAPNINLENPDEDAKKINLISETKNQKIDVFLSNSFGFGGTNSALIVKKFE from the coding sequence ATGGAAAATAGGGTAGTCATTACCGGAATGGGAATTTATTCTTGCATCGGCACTTCTTTGGAGGAAGTGAAAGAATCCCTGTATCAAGGTAAATCCGGAATTGTTTTGGTCGATGAGAGAAAAGAATTCGGCTTCAGGTCCGGCCTTAGCGGCGTTGTTCCCAAGCCGGATTTGAAGAATCTTTTGAATCGTAGACAACGTGTAAGCATGGGCGAAGAAAGCGAGTATGCCTACATCGCAACACTTGATGCTTTACAACAAGCCAATATCAATCAGGATTTTCTCGACCAGAATGAAGTCGGAATTTTATATGGAAACGACAGCGTTTCCAAAGCAGTCGTAGAATCAATCGACATCGCAAGAGAAAAAAAAGACACCACTTTGATGGGTTCAGGAGCGATTTTCAAATCGATGAACTCCACAGTAACGATGAATCTTTCCACCATTTTTAAATTAAGAGGAATCAATTTAACCATCAGCGCAGCCTGTGCAAGCGGTTCGCACTCTCTGGGATTGGCGTATATGATGATTAAAAACGGTTTTCAGGACATCATCGTTTGCGGTGGTGCGCAGGAAACCAACAAATATTCAATGGCGAGCTTCGATGGACTGGGCGTTTTTTCAACAAGAGAAAATGAACCAACCAAAGCTTCAAGACCTTTCGATTCAGACAGAGACGGCTTAATTCCAAGCGGTGGTGCCGCAACTTTAATTGTTGAAAGTTTGGAATCAGCCCAAAAAAGAGGTGCCAATATCATTGCAGAAATCGTTGGTTACGGCTTTTCTTCCAATGGCGGACATATTTCCACTCCGAATATCGACGGGCCGGCTTTAGCAATGAACCGGGCTTTGAAACAATCCGGTCTTGAAGTGAAAGATGTCGATTATATCAATGCTCATGCGACTTCCACACCCATCGGCGATGCCAACGAGGCAAAAGCAATTCACGAAATTTTCGGAAGTGAAGTTCCGGTAAGCTCAACCAAATCAATGACCGGTCACGAATGCTGGATGGCAGGTGCGAGTGAAGTGATTTACTCCATTCTGATGATGCAGAACGGTTTTGTGGCTCCCAACATCAATTTGGAAAATCCCGATGAAGACGCAAAAAAGATAAATTTAATCTCCGAAACTAAAAATCAAAAAATTGACGTATTTTTGTCGAATTCTTTCGGATTTGGGGGAACCAATTCCGCATTAATCGTTAAAAAATTTGAATAA
- the fabG gene encoding 3-oxoacyl-ACP reductase FabG, whose protein sequence is MKCAIITGGSRGIGRAICIKLAEEKNYHILINYTSNEVAAKETLTKVEELGSTGEILKFDVGNAEETQKVLNEWQENNPKSIVEVIVNNAGITRDGLFMWMPSEDWNSVINTSLNGFYNVTNFFIQKLLRNKYGRIINMVSVSGVKGTAGQTNYSAAKGALVGVTKALAQEVAKRNITVNAVAPGFIKTDMTQDFNEDELKAMIPANRFGEAEEVADLVAFLASKKSSYITGEIININGGIYS, encoded by the coding sequence ATGAAATGTGCAATCATAACAGGTGGTTCCCGAGGTATCGGAAGAGCAATCTGTATCAAACTGGCTGAAGAAAAAAATTACCATATTCTCATCAACTACACTTCAAATGAAGTCGCAGCAAAGGAAACTTTAACCAAAGTTGAAGAGTTGGGTTCTACCGGAGAAATTCTTAAATTCGATGTAGGAAATGCTGAAGAAACTCAAAAAGTTTTAAATGAATGGCAGGAAAATAATCCAAAATCTATCGTTGAGGTGATTGTCAACAATGCCGGAATCACAAGAGACGGATTATTTATGTGGATGCCAAGCGAAGACTGGAACTCGGTGATTAACACGAGCTTAAACGGTTTTTATAACGTAACCAATTTTTTCATTCAGAAATTATTAAGAAACAAATACGGCAGAATAATCAATATGGTTTCCGTTTCCGGAGTGAAAGGAACGGCCGGACAGACAAATTATTCAGCAGCAAAAGGTGCTTTGGTTGGCGTTACAAAAGCGTTGGCTCAGGAAGTTGCCAAAAGGAATATCACAGTAAATGCTGTGGCGCCAGGCTTCATCAAAACCGATATGACACAGGATTTCAATGAAGACGAACTGAAAGCGATGATTCCGGCCAACCGTTTCGGGGAAGCAGAAGAAGTGGCAGATTTGGTCGCATTTTTAGCCTCAAAAAAATCTTCCTACATCACAGGAGAAATTATTAATATTAACGGAGGAATTTATTCTTAA
- a CDS encoding 3-hydroxyacyl-ACP dehydratase, with translation MQTILTDFYTLEGYEKSENGSFSACITLNQNHEIFKGHFPGNPVTPGVCMMQIVKELTEEFTGNKLFLKSASNVKFMAIINPFETPNLTMQLDIKEVENEVKVKNTTAFGETIALKMSVNYTKI, from the coding sequence ATGCAGACTATACTGACAGACTTTTACACATTGGAAGGCTACGAAAAATCAGAAAACGGGAGCTTCTCGGCTTGCATCACGCTGAATCAGAACCACGAAATTTTCAAAGGCCATTTCCCTGGAAATCCGGTGACGCCAGGCGTTTGTATGATGCAGATTGTAAAAGAACTCACAGAAGAATTTACAGGAAATAAATTATTCCTGAAATCTGCCTCCAACGTAAAATTCATGGCCATCATCAACCCTTTTGAAACGCCAAATCTGACGATGCAGCTTGATATTAAGGAAGTCGAAAACGAAGTGAAGGTAAAAAACACAACAGCTTTTGGCGAGACTATTGCATTAAAAATGTCTGTTAATTATACAAAGATTTAA
- a CDS encoding C45 family autoproteolytic acyltransferase/hydolase codes for MKNRILVYIFCILSLLSCGTRKSVKHIPEIKQYALEIPKVQKMNDSTFSFKQNYLTKNKQQLWELYIKGNPLQLGYNNGALTQNLMQKQEEIFFSKVETFVPSKFKQNLLRGFLKWYNRKMYLNVRDDFQAELYGLSQYSSDRYDYIAPKFRRAMYLHGAHDIGHAMQDLMVVGCTSLAVWNENTEDGDLLIGRNFDFYVGDDFAKNKLIEFVEPENGIPYLSVSWPGMIGVVSGMNKEGITVTINAGKSKIPLTAKTPISLVTREILQYAKNIDEAVEIAKKRKVFVSESILVGSANDKKAVIIEVSPKNFGVYDVANSSRVFCTNHFQSDAYKNDKRNQKHIVESHSAYRYEKLQELLQENKKLNPEKMASILRDKSGLKDKSIGYGNEKAINQLLAHHAVIFSPEKRLVWVSSSPYQLGEFVCYDLNEIFSNERLKDGDFSKPELNIAKDSFLDSQAFEDYEEFKFANGEVQNAIDGNDVVLSDGFIPHYHSLNPDFWVVYYQAGRYYFQQKEYSKAKFEFEKALTKEITTVPDRKNVEKFLKKTGKRLK; via the coding sequence ATGAAAAATAGAATTTTAGTTTATATATTTTGTATTTTAAGTCTTCTTTCATGCGGAACAAGAAAGTCTGTAAAACACATTCCGGAAATTAAACAATATGCTTTGGAAATTCCGAAAGTTCAGAAGATGAATGATTCTACTTTTTCATTTAAACAAAATTATTTAACCAAAAATAAGCAGCAGCTTTGGGAATTGTACATCAAAGGAAATCCTTTACAACTCGGTTATAACAATGGAGCACTAACTCAAAACCTGATGCAGAAGCAGGAAGAAATTTTCTTTTCAAAAGTAGAAACATTTGTTCCATCGAAATTTAAACAAAATCTGTTGCGAGGTTTTCTTAAATGGTACAACAGGAAAATGTATCTCAATGTGAGAGATGATTTTCAGGCAGAATTGTACGGATTATCTCAATATTCATCAGACAGATATGATTATATCGCACCGAAATTCAGAAGAGCGATGTATCTGCACGGTGCTCACGACATCGGTCACGCCATGCAGGATTTGATGGTCGTTGGCTGTACTTCTCTCGCAGTCTGGAATGAAAATACGGAAGATGGAGATTTATTAATCGGAAGAAATTTCGATTTTTACGTCGGCGATGATTTTGCAAAAAATAAATTGATTGAATTTGTTGAACCGGAAAATGGAATTCCATACCTGTCGGTGAGCTGGCCCGGAATGATTGGCGTCGTTTCCGGAATGAATAAGGAAGGAATTACAGTAACGATTAACGCAGGAAAATCTAAAATTCCCTTAACGGCAAAAACGCCGATTTCTTTGGTGACGAGAGAGATTTTGCAATATGCAAAGAACATTGATGAGGCAGTTGAAATTGCAAAGAAGCGGAAGGTTTTTGTCTCTGAATCTATTTTGGTTGGAAGTGCAAATGATAAAAAAGCAGTCATCATTGAAGTTTCACCTAAAAATTTCGGTGTTTATGATGTCGCTAATTCAAGCAGGGTTTTCTGTACGAATCATTTTCAGTCGGATGCGTATAAAAATGATAAAAGAAATCAAAAACATATTGTAGAAAGCCATTCCGCATACCGATACGAAAAGCTTCAGGAGCTTTTGCAAGAGAATAAAAAGCTTAATCCTGAGAAAATGGCTTCCATTCTCAGAGATAAGTCTGGTTTGAAAGATAAAAGTATCGGTTATGGGAATGAAAAAGCAATCAATCAGTTGCTGGCACATCATGCCGTGATTTTTTCGCCCGAGAAGAGATTGGTTTGGGTGTCTTCAAGTCCGTATCAGCTGGGAGAATTTGTCTGTTATGATTTGAATGAAATTTTTTCGAATGAAAGATTGAAAGATGGTGATTTTTCAAAACCGGAACTGAATATTGCGAAAGATTCATTTTTAGATTCTCAGGCGTTTGAAGATTATGAAGAATTTAAATTTGCGAACGGTGAAGTTCAAAATGCAATTGATGGCAATGACGTTGTTTTGTCAGACGGTTTTATTCCGCATTATCATTCTTTGAATCCTGATTTTTGGGTAGTCTACTATCAGGCGGGCAGATATTATTTTCAACAAAAAGAATATTCAAAAGCTAAGTTTGAATTTGAAAAAGCGTTGACGAAGGAGATTACAACAGTGCCGGATAGAAAAAATGTTGAGAAATTTTTGAAGAAAACGGGGAAGAGATTGAAATGA
- a CDS encoding HAL/PAL/TAL family ammonia-lyase translates to MILTANLQLEDFYKIIFDKETLELSETLISKVENGFSFLEEFSKDKVIYGVNTGFGPMAQYRISEENRNQLQYNLIRSHSSGVGNPLSPQSAKAVMLARLNTLSLGKSGIHPSVVFLLKELINKDVTPLIFEHGGVGASGDLVQLAHLALVLIGEGEVFYNNKRRATKDVFAELNLEPIKVHIREGLGLMNGTSTMTGIGIINAYYSRKLVDISVKLSCAINEIVKAYDDHFSEALNSTKRHEGQQKIASRMRESLSDSKLIRKREDHLYNKENKEEIFKDKVQEYYSLRCVPQILGPVLDTLEFTEKILEDEINSANDNPIIIPEDQHVYHGGNFHGDYISLEMDKLKIVITKLTMLAERQLNYLLNAKINEIFPPFVNLGKLGLNFGMQGVQFTATSTTAESQMLSNPMYVHSIPNNNDNQDIVSMGTNSAVICSKVINNAFEVLAIELITVVQAIEFLECQNEISSNTKKLYDEVRAIVPAFKEDLIMYPFVEKVKEYLKN, encoded by the coding sequence ATGATATTAACGGCTAACCTCCAATTAGAGGATTTTTATAAAATTATTTTTGATAAAGAAACGCTTGAATTAAGTGAAACACTGATTTCCAAAGTAGAAAACGGTTTCAGTTTTTTAGAAGAATTTTCCAAAGATAAAGTTATTTATGGCGTAAACACTGGTTTTGGGCCAATGGCGCAGTATAGAATCAGTGAAGAAAACAGAAATCAGCTTCAGTATAATTTAATTAGAAGCCACTCTTCAGGTGTGGGAAATCCACTTTCGCCTCAATCTGCAAAAGCGGTAATGTTGGCGAGATTGAACACATTAAGTTTAGGAAAATCCGGTATTCATCCTTCTGTTGTTTTTTTACTTAAAGAATTGATTAACAAAGATGTTACGCCGTTGATTTTCGAACACGGTGGCGTTGGCGCAAGTGGCGATTTAGTTCAGTTGGCGCATTTGGCTTTGGTTTTAATTGGAGAAGGAGAAGTTTTCTATAATAATAAAAGACGCGCAACCAAAGATGTTTTTGCCGAATTAAATCTTGAACCGATAAAAGTTCACATCCGTGAAGGTCTAGGATTGATGAACGGAACTTCCACAATGACGGGAATTGGAATTATCAACGCCTATTATTCAAGAAAGTTAGTCGATATTTCAGTGAAACTTTCGTGTGCAATCAATGAAATTGTTAAAGCCTACGATGACCATTTTTCTGAAGCTTTGAACTCGACAAAAAGACATGAAGGCCAACAAAAAATCGCGTCCAGAATGCGCGAAAGTCTTTCTGACAGCAAATTAATCAGAAAAAGAGAAGATCATCTCTATAACAAAGAAAATAAAGAGGAAATCTTCAAAGATAAAGTTCAGGAGTATTATTCATTACGTTGTGTTCCTCAGATTTTAGGGCCGGTTTTAGATACTTTGGAATTCACGGAAAAAATCCTGGAAGATGAAATTAATTCTGCCAATGATAATCCGATTATCATTCCCGAAGACCAACACGTTTACCACGGCGGAAACTTCCACGGCGATTATATTTCTCTGGAAATGGACAAGCTGAAAATCGTGATTACAAAACTGACGATGCTTGCAGAAAGACAGTTGAATTATCTTCTCAATGCAAAAATCAACGAGATTTTCCCACCATTTGTCAATCTCGGAAAATTAGGATTGAATTTCGGAATGCAAGGCGTTCAGTTCACTGCAACTTCCACAACAGCAGAAAGTCAGATGCTGTCGAATCCGATGTATGTTCACAGTATTCCGAATAACAATGATAATCAGGATATCGTGAGTATGGGAACCAATTCTGCGGTGATTTGTAGCAAGGTTATTAACAATGCTTTCGAGGTTTTGGCAATCGAATTGATTACGGTTGTTCAGGCGATAGAGTTTTTAGAATGTCAGAACGAAATTTCATCAAATACAAAAAAATTATACGATGAAGTTCGGGCAATTGTTCCAGCTTTCAAAGAAGATTTGATTATGTATCCGTTTGTAGAGAAAGTAAAAGAATATCTGAAAAACTAA
- a CDS encoding DUF2062 domain-containing protein: MTLSEVQNAIDERKICVLIPTYNNAKTLRRVIDGVLDYTQDIIIVNDGSTDSTSEILKTYPQLTAIHLPENKGKGNGLKIGFRKAKELGYHHAITIDSDGQHYPNDIPVFVNALLEENEDVLLIGNRNMSQDGIPKKSSFGNRFSNFWFWFETGIKLEDTQSGYRLYPLHKIPKKYFTPKFEFEIEIIVRTAWRHIPVKNVPIKVLYDPAERVSHFRPFKDFTRISILNTILVTITLLYIIPRNFINNFRKKSFKKFIKEDVLESDGSNRTKAFSIALGVFVGFSPFWGFHTLLVISLSVLFKLNKVLAFIASNVSLPPFIPFIIVASLFLGSPFVEGDSDIFNQEWNFELVKNHFLQYIIGSMILAISMSAILWIATFLFLNKVSPENN, encoded by the coding sequence ATGACACTTTCTGAAGTACAGAATGCAATTGACGAAAGGAAAATCTGCGTTTTAATACCAACTTATAACAATGCAAAGACGTTAAGAAGAGTCATTGACGGCGTTTTGGACTACACCCAAGACATTATCATTGTCAACGACGGTTCCACAGATTCTACTTCAGAAATTTTAAAAACCTATCCGCAACTCACCGCCATCCACCTTCCCGAAAACAAAGGAAAGGGAAACGGACTGAAAATCGGTTTCAGGAAAGCAAAAGAACTTGGCTACCATCACGCCATCACGATTGATTCTGACGGACAACACTATCCCAACGATATTCCCGTTTTTGTGAATGCTTTACTTGAAGAAAACGAAGATGTTTTACTGATTGGCAACCGAAATATGTCGCAGGACGGCATTCCCAAAAAAAGCAGTTTCGGAAACCGCTTTTCCAACTTTTGGTTTTGGTTCGAGACCGGAATTAAGCTTGAAGACACACAATCCGGCTATCGTTTATATCCTCTACACAAAATTCCGAAGAAATATTTCACACCAAAATTCGAGTTTGAAATTGAAATCATTGTTCGAACCGCCTGGCGTCATATTCCCGTAAAAAATGTTCCCATAAAAGTGCTGTATGACCCTGCAGAACGGGTTTCCCACTTCAGACCGTTCAAAGATTTTACGAGAATCAGCATTCTCAATACGATTTTGGTCACCATCACGCTCCTCTACATCATTCCGCGGAATTTCATCAATAATTTCAGAAAAAAAAGCTTTAAAAAATTCATCAAAGAAGATGTTCTGGAAAGCGACGGCAGCAACCGCACCAAGGCCTTTTCCATTGCGCTGGGCGTGTTCGTGGGCTTCTCGCCGTTTTGGGGATTTCACACGCTGCTGGTGATTTCGCTGTCCGTGCTTTTTAAGCTCAACAAAGTGCTCGCATTCATCGCATCCAACGTGAGTCTGCCGCCGTTTATTCCTTTCATCATCGTGGCTTCCCTGTTTTTGGGTTCACCTTTCGTAGAAGGAGACAGCGACATTTTCAATCAGGAATGGAATTTTGAACTGGTAAAAAATCACTTTTTACAATACATCATCGGAAGCATGATTTTGGCAATTTCAATGTCAGCCATTTTGTGGATTGCCACGTTTCTGTTCTTAAATAAAGTCAGTCCAGAAAATAATTAA
- a CDS encoding LpxL/LpxP family acyltransferase, translated as MNKWKGKSKGTILGYRIFVWCIRNIGIRSSYFVLYFVASYYFLFEKKSNQYISYYFKKRLNFSSWKTRISVYKSYFTFGQTLIDKTAISAGLREKYTYEFDGIENLRNLLAEKKGGVLISAHIGNFEIAEHFFADIDFDCQINLVTTDQEVTVIKEYLESVSVKQSNIKFIYVKDDMSHIFDINEALSKNELICFTGDRYFEGSKFLEADLLGKSAKFPAGPFLIASRLGVPVVYVYVMKEKNLHYHLYARVAQQVKKRDAQGLLNSYTQNLESMVRKYPLQWFNYFDFWDDVD; from the coding sequence ATGAACAAGTGGAAAGGCAAGTCTAAAGGCACCATCTTAGGGTACAGAATTTTCGTCTGGTGCATTAGGAATATTGGAATCCGCAGTTCGTATTTTGTACTTTATTTTGTTGCTTCCTACTACTTTTTATTCGAAAAAAAGAGCAACCAATACATTTCATATTACTTCAAAAAAAGGCTCAACTTCAGTTCCTGGAAAACGAGAATTTCGGTTTATAAGAGCTACTTCACATTCGGTCAGACTTTAATCGACAAAACCGCCATCTCAGCAGGTTTACGTGAAAAATATACTTACGAATTCGATGGAATCGAAAACCTTCGTAACCTTCTTGCCGAGAAAAAAGGCGGCGTTCTCATCAGCGCCCACATCGGAAATTTCGAAATTGCCGAACATTTTTTCGCCGACATTGATTTCGATTGTCAGATTAACTTAGTGACGACAGACCAAGAGGTTACCGTCATCAAAGAATACCTCGAAAGCGTTTCTGTGAAGCAGAGCAACATCAAATTCATCTACGTAAAAGACGATATGTCGCACATTTTCGACATCAACGAAGCGCTGTCAAAAAACGAACTCATCTGTTTCACCGGCGACCGTTACTTCGAAGGTTCAAAATTCCTTGAAGCCGATTTGCTTGGGAAATCCGCAAAATTTCCGGCGGGTCCTTTTCTCATTGCCTCAAGATTGGGCGTTCCCGTGGTTTATGTTTATGTGATGAAGGAGAAAAATCTACATTATCATTTGTACGCAAGAGTCGCTCAGCAGGTTAAAAAACGCGATGCACAGGGACTTCTCAATTCCTACACCCAAAATCTCGAATCGATGGTCAGAAAATATCCACTCCAATGGTTCAATTACTTCGACTTTTGGGACGATGTAGATTGA
- a CDS encoding phytoene desaturase family protein, protein MKKNYDILVIGSGLGGLVSALILAKDGLKVCVLEKNNQYGGNLQTFSRDKLIFDTGVHYLGGLSQGQNLHQFFSYLEIMDDLQLQKMDEDGYDKITFEDDEIEYPHAQGYDNFVKQLSVYFPDEKENLENYCEEIQRVCNYFPRYNVVGQNSYSEEILHLNTKRFIESITSNEKLQAVLLGSNFLYAGDSENTPFYVHALTINSYVQSAYKCVKGGSQISKLLIKKLREYGADVFKHSEVTEFNFDEDNVLKSAKTKDGEEYFAQQFISNIEIRSAIKLIGENRLKKSFLNRILSWEPVSSCFSVYLVLKPSAISNFDYNVYHFSSKDLVWKASQYKKENWPETYMLSSTPSKHQPEFAESLTAISYMDFEEVKEWENTFNTIANQQERDELYEKFKLEKAGKMIQALEKKIPNLRDSIKSIYTSSPLSYRDYIGSFEGNMYGYIKSSENPLKTMVSPRTKIDNLFLTGQSVNMHGILGCTIGAFNTCAEILGKELIDERLTQVLNQTDEK, encoded by the coding sequence TTGAAAAAAAACTACGACATATTGGTCATTGGCAGCGGTCTCGGCGGTCTTGTTTCGGCGCTTATTTTGGCGAAAGATGGTCTGAAAGTCTGCGTTCTCGAAAAAAACAATCAATATGGCGGAAACCTTCAGACATTTTCACGTGACAAACTCATTTTTGATACAGGCGTCCATTATCTTGGCGGACTGTCACAAGGGCAAAATCTGCATCAGTTCTTTTCGTATTTAGAAATTATGGATGACCTCCAGCTCCAGAAAATGGATGAAGACGGTTACGATAAAATCACTTTTGAAGACGATGAGATTGAGTATCCTCACGCTCAGGGTTACGACAATTTTGTAAAACAGCTTTCAGTATATTTTCCTGACGAAAAAGAAAATCTGGAAAATTATTGTGAGGAAATCCAGCGGGTTTGCAACTATTTTCCAAGATATAATGTGGTCGGACAAAACAGTTACAGTGAAGAAATTCTGCATCTCAACACCAAAAGATTCATTGAATCAATTACCTCAAACGAAAAACTTCAAGCGGTTTTGTTGGGTTCAAATTTTCTCTATGCCGGAGATTCTGAGAATACACCGTTTTACGTTCATGCGCTGACCATCAATTCTTATGTTCAAAGTGCTTACAAATGTGTGAAAGGTGGAAGCCAGATTTCAAAACTACTCATCAAAAAATTACGGGAATACGGAGCGGATGTCTTCAAACATTCTGAAGTGACTGAGTTTAATTTTGATGAAGACAATGTGTTAAAGTCTGCTAAAACCAAAGATGGGGAAGAATATTTTGCCCAACAGTTTATTTCAAATATTGAAATCCGCTCTGCCATAAAACTGATTGGAGAAAACCGACTGAAAAAGTCTTTCCTCAACAGAATATTAAGCTGGGAGCCGGTTTCATCATGTTTTAGCGTGTATCTGGTTTTAAAACCAAGTGCTATTTCAAATTTTGATTACAATGTGTACCACTTTTCATCTAAAGATTTAGTTTGGAAAGCTTCTCAATATAAAAAAGAAAACTGGCCGGAAACGTATATGCTGTCTTCCACACCTTCGAAGCATCAGCCCGAATTTGCAGAAAGTCTGACAGCCATTTCCTACATGGATTTTGAGGAAGTAAAAGAATGGGAAAATACATTCAACACAATCGCAAATCAGCAGGAAAGAGATGAATTATACGAAAAATTCAAACTGGAAAAAGCTGGAAAAATGATTCAGGCCTTAGAAAAGAAAATCCCAAATCTGAGAGATTCAATAAAAAGTATTTACACATCTTCACCTTTGTCGTATCGCGATTACATCGGCAGTTTCGAGGGAAATATGTACGGTTACATCAAAAGCTCAGAAAATCCTTTAAAAACGATGGTTTCACCAAGAACTAAAATTGATAATCTCTTCCTGACTGGCCAATCTGTAAATATGCATGGGATTTTGGGCTGTACCATTGGTGCGTTTAACACTTGCGCTGAGATTTTAGGGAAGGAATTAATTGACGAACGTTTGACTCAGGTTTTAAATCAAACTGATGAAAAATAG